One genomic segment of Terrihabitans soli includes these proteins:
- the fsa gene encoding fructose-6-phosphate aldolase, which translates to MKFFVDTADIGEIRDLAETGLIDGVTTNPSLVLKANRPYPTILKEICEVVPGPVSAEVAATDLDGMLKEGRTLAKIASNIVIKVPLTWDGLKACRVFRSEGTMVNVTLCFSANQALLAAKAGASFISPFIGRLDDIHLDGMELIQEIRTIYDNYPDFETEILAASIRTPLHVKQAAMIGSDVATCPAAVIKSLVNHPLTDKGLAQFVADWKKTGQSI; encoded by the coding sequence ATGAAATTCTTTGTCGATACCGCCGATATCGGGGAAATCCGGGACCTGGCCGAAACCGGCCTGATCGACGGTGTGACCACCAATCCCTCGCTGGTGCTGAAGGCCAACCGGCCCTATCCGACCATTCTGAAAGAGATTTGCGAAGTCGTGCCCGGCCCGGTCTCGGCCGAAGTCGCCGCGACCGATCTCGACGGCATGCTCAAAGAAGGCCGGACGCTGGCCAAGATCGCCTCGAACATCGTCATCAAGGTGCCGCTGACCTGGGACGGGCTGAAAGCCTGCCGTGTTTTCCGCTCGGAAGGGACGATGGTCAATGTCACGCTCTGCTTCTCGGCCAATCAGGCGCTGCTCGCCGCCAAGGCCGGCGCCAGCTTCATCTCGCCCTTTATCGGCCGCCTCGACGACATCCATCTCGACGGCATGGAGCTGATCCAGGAAATCCGCACGATCTACGACAACTATCCGGACTTCGAGACCGAGATCCTCGCCGCCTCGATCCGCACACCGCTTCACGTGAAGCAGGCCGCGATGATCGGCTCGGATGTCGCGACCTGCCCGGCGGCGGTCATCAAGAGCCTCGTCAATCATCCGCTGACGGATAAGGGCCTCGCCCAGTTCGTCGCCGACTGGAAGAAGACGGGTCAGTCGATCTGA
- a CDS encoding VOC family protein: protein MLDHIGFAVEDYEGAKAFYSAALKPLGISIVMEVQQEEHPGYRACGYGGPGGKPDFWLGAEGRTTPHVHVCFAAENRAAVEAFYKAAIAAGGRDNGPPGIRAHYHPNYYGAFVLDPEGHNIEAVCHTPE from the coding sequence ATCCTCGACCATATAGGGTTCGCCGTCGAAGATTATGAAGGCGCCAAGGCATTTTACTCCGCCGCCCTGAAACCTCTCGGCATTTCCATCGTGATGGAGGTCCAGCAGGAGGAGCATCCGGGCTACAGGGCCTGCGGCTATGGCGGACCGGGCGGCAAGCCGGATTTCTGGCTGGGCGCCGAGGGCCGGACCACCCCCCATGTGCATGTCTGCTTCGCCGCCGAAAACCGCGCCGCGGTCGAGGCCTTCTATAAAGCGGCGATAGCCGCCGGGGGCCGGGATAACGGTCCGCCCGGCATCCGCGCCCATTACCATCCCAACTATTACGGCGCCTTTGTCCTCGACCCCGAGGGCCACAATATCGAGGCCGTCTGCCACACACCCGAATGA
- a CDS encoding primosomal protein N', with protein MKRAEVLLPVALDRSFTYSVPEGLDLQPGDIVEVPLGGGMQAGVVWGPGDEDVPAKKLKPVEAAYDLPRLPPEILKFVDWVVRYTLSPAGMVLRIALRGARNAGDESPKRAVITTGDAPARMTAARERVLKTASDNLARIKSDLAREAGVSVGVIDGLIKEGALRIVELPPDPIGSGLDAEFAKPELNAEQAKVAEELIASVRARKFSPHLLEGVTGSGKTETYMEAVAEAVRRGRQALILLPEIALTRVMIDRVAARFGAPPGEWHSTVAPRRRARTWEGAATGETQIVVGARSALFLPFKDLGVIIVDEEHDTGFKQDDTPVYHARDMAVVRAQISEIPVVLVSATPSIETRVNADAGRYRHHLLAERYGGRSLPDIELLDLRDDPPSPNRWIAPPLETEVRETLARGEQALLFLNRRGFAPLTLCRACGHRFQCPNCSSWLVEHRFRRQLVCHHCGHHEDVPPACPKCEMPGKLAAVGPGVERIRDEAAELFPEARLSVLSSDITVGAERMRAELDAITKHEVDLIIGTQLVTKGHNFPDLTLVGVVDGDLGLGTSDPRAAERTFQLLEQVTGRAGRGAKPGRGVVQTFDPGHPVMQALKKHDGEAFYKAEIEARADAALPPFGRLASLIVSAPDKRQAELYARALAQIFPETPGIRLLGPAEPPLALIRGRHRMRLIVKAPRTTDLSGFIRSWLANAPKAPGSLQVQIDVDPVSFV; from the coding sequence ATGAAGCGCGCCGAGGTTCTGCTGCCGGTCGCCCTCGACCGCAGCTTCACCTATTCCGTTCCCGAGGGGCTCGATCTGCAGCCCGGCGACATCGTCGAGGTGCCGCTTGGCGGCGGCATGCAGGCCGGCGTCGTCTGGGGCCCGGGCGATGAGGATGTGCCGGCGAAAAAACTGAAGCCGGTCGAGGCGGCTTACGATCTCCCGAGGCTTCCGCCCGAAATTCTGAAGTTCGTCGATTGGGTGGTGCGCTACACGCTCTCGCCCGCCGGCATGGTGCTGCGCATCGCGCTGCGCGGGGCGCGCAATGCCGGCGACGAATCGCCCAAGCGCGCTGTCATTACGACCGGCGATGCGCCCGCGCGCATGACCGCGGCGCGCGAGCGCGTGCTGAAGACCGCGTCAGATAATCTGGCGCGCATCAAATCCGATCTCGCGCGCGAAGCAGGCGTCTCCGTCGGCGTGATCGACGGGCTGATCAAAGAAGGTGCGCTGCGCATTGTCGAATTGCCGCCCGATCCGATCGGCTCCGGCCTCGATGCGGAGTTCGCCAAGCCCGAACTCAATGCCGAACAGGCGAAGGTCGCGGAAGAACTCATCGCGTCCGTACGCGCGCGCAAGTTTTCGCCGCATCTTCTCGAAGGCGTCACCGGCTCGGGCAAGACCGAGACCTATATGGAGGCGGTCGCCGAAGCCGTGCGCAGGGGACGCCAGGCGCTGATATTGCTGCCGGAAATCGCGCTGACGCGGGTGATGATCGACCGCGTTGCCGCCCGCTTCGGCGCACCGCCCGGCGAATGGCATTCGACGGTGGCGCCGAGGCGCCGCGCCCGCACCTGGGAAGGCGCGGCGACCGGCGAAACACAGATCGTCGTCGGCGCGCGTTCGGCGCTGTTTCTGCCGTTCAAGGATCTCGGCGTCATTATCGTCGACGAAGAGCACGATACCGGCTTCAAACAGGACGATACGCCCGTTTATCACGCACGCGACATGGCGGTGGTGCGGGCGCAGATTTCCGAAATTCCTGTGGTTCTGGTCTCCGCAACGCCGTCCATTGAAACACGCGTCAATGCCGATGCCGGGCGGTACAGACATCATCTTCTCGCCGAGCGCTATGGCGGGCGCTCGCTGCCCGATATCGAACTTCTCGATCTTCGGGACGATCCGCCCTCGCCCAATCGCTGGATCGCGCCGCCGCTCGAAACCGAAGTGCGCGAAACTCTGGCGCGCGGCGAACAGGCGCTGCTGTTCCTCAACAGAAGAGGTTTTGCGCCGCTGACGCTCTGCCGCGCCTGCGGCCACCGGTTTCAATGTCCGAACTGTTCGTCCTGGCTGGTCGAGCACCGATTCCGCCGCCAGCTCGTCTGCCATCATTGCGGACATCATGAAGACGTGCCGCCGGCCTGCCCGAAATGCGAAATGCCCGGCAAGCTCGCTGCGGTCGGCCCCGGCGTGGAGCGCATAAGAGATGAAGCCGCCGAGCTTTTCCCCGAAGCGCGGCTCTCGGTTCTCTCCAGCGACATCACCGTCGGCGCCGAGCGCATGCGCGCCGAACTCGACGCCATCACAAAGCATGAGGTCGATCTCATTATCGGCACCCAGCTCGTGACCAAGGGCCATAACTTCCCGGACCTCACTCTGGTCGGCGTCGTCGACGGCGATCTCGGCCTCGGCACCTCGGACCCCCGGGCCGCCGAGCGCACGTTCCAGCTTCTCGAACAGGTGACGGGACGCGCCGGACGCGGCGCAAAGCCCGGGCGCGGCGTGGTGCAGACCTTCGATCCCGGCCATCCCGTTATGCAGGCGCTGAAAAAGCATGATGGCGAAGCCTTCTATAAAGCCGAGATCGAAGCGCGGGCCGATGCGGCCCTGCCGCCGTTCGGAAGGCTCGCCAGTCTCATCGTCTCGGCGCCGGATAAGAGACAGGCCGAGCTCTATGCCCGCGCGCTCGCTCAGATTTTCCCGGAAACGCCGGGTATTCGTCTTTTGGGGCCGGCCGAACCGCCTTTGGCTCTGATCCGCGGCCGTCACCGCATGCGATTGATCGTCAAAGCGCCGCGCACGACCGATCTTTCGGGCTTCATCCGCTCATGGCTTGCGAACGCGCCGAAAGCCCCCGGATCGCTGCAGGTGCAGATCGATGTCGATCCGGTGAGCTTTGTGTAG